In Bradyrhizobium sp. 200, the sequence GCGCTGCGGTTCAGAAAGGGTTTTCCGCAATGAATTTCCGTATCTTGGCCGGATCGATCCGGCCGCGTGGACAGGTCTTGCGTGGACAGGTCTTGGCCCTGTTGGCGGCCTCGGCATTGTCGGCAACGTTGATCGCGACGGGCGCACAGGCCCAGCAGCCTGCGCCGACGCCCGGTGCCCCCAAGGCCGCGCCCGCCGCGCCGAAAGCGCCTGCGGCGGCTCCGAAGGCTGCTCCCAAGGCCGGCGCGCCGGCCGCGCAAGCCCCTCCGGCTGGCGCTCCCGCTGCCGGCGCCCAGCCGCAGGAACAGCAGGTCCAACTCATCTACGCGCCTTGGACCAAGTTCTGTCTCAAGGGGCAGGAAGCCGGCGCCAAGCAGGTTTGCTTCACCGGCAAGGACGGGCGCATCGAGTCCGGCCAGCCCGTCATCGCCGCCGTCATCATCGAGCCGGAAGGCGAGCCGAAGAAGCTTCTGCGCGTGACGCTGCCGCTCGGCATGCAGCTCGTGCACGGAACCCGGATCATCGTCGACAACAATCCGCCGCTGCAGGGCCCCTACGTCATCTGCTTCCAGAACGGTTGCATGTCCGACTACGAAGCAACCCCGGAGCTGATCGCCAGCCTGAAGAAGGGCCAGAATCTCGTTGTTCAGGCGATCAATTCCAATGGCGCGCCGCTGACGCTGCCGCTGCCGCTCGCGGGCGAATTCGCCAAGGCCTATGACGGTCCGCCGACCGATCCGAAGGTGTTCGAGGAAAACCAGAAGAAGCTGCAGGAGGAGCTGCAGAAGCGGGCTGAAGAGCAGCGCAAGAAGCTCGAGGGAACTGGCGGCGCCGGCGCCAATCCGGCGGCAAAGTAATAGCCGCATCGTTCGACAAAACACAAAAGGCGCCCGACCGGGGCGCCTTTTTTTGTTGGGTGGAGATTGCGCTAATTCAGCGACGGATTGCGCGGGCGGTAGCCGCCTGACTTGTCCTTCACGAAGATCTCGGCCACCTGCGAATGCCGGATCGGCTCGCCTGAATCATCCGGCAGCAGGTTTTGTTCGGAGACATAGGCGACGTATTCGGACTCCGAATTTTCCGCGAGCAGGTGATAGAACGGCTGATCCTTGTGGGGCCGGACTTCCTCGGGAATCGACAACCACCATTCCTCGGTATTGTTGAATTCCGGATCGATATCGAAAATCACGCCGCGGAATGAAAACACCCGGTGGCGGACAATCTGCCCGATCTGAAATTTGGCGGTGCGCGCTTTGATCATATCCCGTCGAATAGACCATGATTGTGGCCGATGCTAGGGGCAATAGGACGAATTAACCTTTACATGTGGTGGCTATATCCGGCGCCATGCCCCCGAAATCACTGACGAAAAGACGTTTTCGAGATGGTCGATATTCTCAACCTCGCGCTTCCCTATTTCGGCCTGATCTTCATTGGCTTTGCCTGCGGCAAGACCAGGGGCCTGCCGGAATCCGGCCTCGCATGGATGAACTTCTTCCTGCTGTACGTTTCTCTGCCGGCGTTGCTATTCCGCATCATGTCGGAGACGCCGTTTTCCGAACTCAACAATCCGCCATTTCTGATTGCGACCACGCTTGCGACCGTGAGCGCCTTCGTTCTTGCGATGGTAGCAGGCCGCATCATCGGCGAACTGTCGCTGCGCAAGGCGACCATGGCAGGGCTTGCCGGCGCCTACGGCAATATCGGCTACATGGGACCCGGATTGGCGTTGGCGGTGCTCGGCAGCAAGGCGGCAGCGCCAACGGCGCTGATTTTTTGCTCCGACAGCATCTTCCTGTTTTCAATCGTGCCGCTGCTGATCGCGCTAACCGATCGCGAACATCCGTCCATCCTGCACGCGGTTGGCGTAGCCGTCCGGCAGATCGTGCTGAACCCGCTGATCATGTCGGCTGCCGCGGGTGCGCTCGTGGCGGCGCTGCACATTCAGTTGCCGGTCGCCATCGACAGGACACTGTTGTTCCTGCAAAACGCAGCCGCGCCGACCGCGCTGTTCGTGCTCGGCGTCACCGTGGCGTTGCGCCCGTTCGATCGCGTGCCCTGGGAAATGCCCGGCGTGATCGCGATCAAGTTGCTGATCCATCCGCTGATCGTGTTCGGATTGATGCTGCTGTTCGGGCCGTTCGCGCAGCCCTGGGCGGCGACCGCCGTCCTGATGGCCGCGCTGCCGCCGGCGCTGAACGTGTTCGTGATCGCCCGGCAGAACAATACCTGGATCGAACCGGCGTCGGTTGCCGTCCTGATCGGGACCTTCGCCTCGGTGGTCACGCTGACCAGCGTGATGTGGTTCATCCAGAGCGGACGGCTGGTGTTCCCATAAAGCGTGGCGCGGGTTTCTCGAACCACAAAATCGCTAAAACAACCCCATGCAAAGTAGAATGGGCCCCGGCTCGCAGCACACGGGCCGCTTGTGTCCGGGCCTAGCTGACGCGCTTCCAGGTCGGCGCCAGCCCCTCGCGCATGGCGAGCCGCCGCAGCGGGCCGAACGAACCAAGGAGGTGCATGCCGGCCGCGCGCAGCGATTGCATGCCTAAGAAATCGCTGAGCAGTGAACGGTTGGCGACATCGATGGCAATCAGCCGGCTCGCGACGTCGGCGCGGCGGGCGGACTGATAGCGCGCCAGCACCGCCGGCGACCCCGGATCCTCCCCGAGCGAGATCGCACTGCCGGCGATATCGGCGATATCGGCCGCATCGCGCAGTCCCATGTTGAGGCCCTGCGCGCCGATCGGCGGCACCACATGGGCGGATTCGCCGACCAGCGCGATACGATGGCTGGCGAATTGCGCGGGCCGCTCGATCGTCAGGGCAAACAAATTTCGCCCGGCTTCGACCTGAACGCGGCCGAGAATGGAGTGCGACTGCCGTTCCGCGGCTTCCGACAATTCGTCGTCACTGAGCGACATCAACCGCTCGGCTTCCCTGGTCGCCGAGACCCACACCACGCTGCAGCGGCTGCCGGGCAGGGGCACGAATACGCACGGACCCTGCGAGGTGTGAAACTCGGTGGAGATGCCGTTGTGCGGCCGCGAATGGAAAATGTTGAAGGTCAGCGCCGACTGATGCAGGTCGCGGCGGCTGATCGCGATTCCGGCCGCCTCGCGGGAAGGCGATTTCCGCCCGTCGGCGCCGATCACCAGCCGCGCGGCGAGTTGCTCGCCCTTGCCGGTATGGATGGTGACGATCGCATCCTGCGGGCCGATCGTTGCCGCCTCATCGTCAAATCGGGTCAGGTTCGAAAGCTCGGCGGCGCGCGCTTCGAGAGCGACCATCAGCGAGCGATTGTCGATGTTGTAGCCGAACTGTTCGAGACCGATCTCGTCCGACGTGAATCGCACCTCGGGCGCGCGGATTAGCCGGCCAGTGTCGTCGACGAGGCGCATGGTCCGCAAGGCGGCCGCCTTATCCAGGCAGCGGGACCAGACGTCCAGACGTTCGAGCAGGTCGGTGGAAGCCCCGAGCAGCGCCGTGGTGCGGTTGTCGGCATAGGGGACGCGGCGGGCGAGGAGGGCAGTCCTTGCGCCGGTTGCGGCCAGCGCGATGGCCGCGGTCAATCCCGCCGGCCCGCCACCGATCACGGCGGCGTCATAAACTTGCGATGCATCATTATTCATAATGGGACAATTGACGTTCGGGCGGGCATTTTCAAGCCATCAGCCGGCCGAAATGTTTCTCGCCCAATCGCGCGGCGGAACGCCGCAAGCGCCGATATGCAAATCGGAGCGATTCCTGATAGCACTGCCGGAGCAATGGACCAGACGACAGAGCCAGATTCTACCCCGGCGACCGGCCGAATGCGAACCGCAGCATTCGCCGTGCATATCTTCACGGCCATGGGGGCGGGCATCGCGCTGCTGGCGATGCTGGAGGCTGTGCGCGAACATTGGGCCAACATGTTCGGCTGGCTCGGCGTGGCCCTGATCATTGATGCGATCGACGGGCCGCTGGCGCGAAAGCTGGATGTCGAGCGGCTGCAGCCGAACTGGTCGGGCGAGGTGCTCGATCTCGTGGTCGATTACGTGACCTACGTCTTCGTGCCGGCCTATGCCATCACGGCGAGCGGGCTGCTGTTGCCGCTGGCGGCGCCAATTCTCGGTATCGGCATCATGGTGTCGGGCGCGCTTTATTTTGCGGACCGGCGCATGAAGGCGTCGGACAATCATTTCCGCGGCTTCCCGGCGCTGTGGAACGTTGCGGCTTTTTATTTGTTCCTGCTGCACCCGCCGCCCGCGCTTTCCAGCCTCGGCATCGCGGTTTTGATCGCGCTGACATTCGCGCCGTTTAAGGTGCTGCATCCGGTTCGGGTGGTGCGTTTGCGCTGGCTGACCCTGTGGCTGATGGCCATCGGAGCCGTGCTTGCGATCTATACGCTTGCCTGCGATTTCAACGTGGGCGTCCCCATCGTCGCCGGGCTGTGTGCAATTGCGGCTTACGTCTTAGGAAGTGACGCAGTGATCCGGCAAATCAAATCGTTCAAGGCATGATGGAATTACTGACAAGCCCGGAAGCCTGGGCGGCGCTGCTGACATTGACGGCGCTGGAAATCGTGCTCGGCATCGACAACGTCATCTTCATTTCGGTGATCGTGTCACGAATCCCTGAACGGCAGGCGAAGCAGGCACGGCAGATCGGTCTCGCGCTGGCGCTGGTGTTTCGCATCCTGCTGCTCAGCCTGCTGGTGTGGCTGATCGGCCTGACCCAGCCCGTGATCACCGTGAGGGACCTCGCATTTTCGTGGCGCGACATCATCCTGATTGGCGGTGGGATGTTTCTGATCGCGAAGGCGACCCACGAAATCCATGCCGAGGTGGAAGCGCGCGAGGCGGAAAACGACAATGGGCCGACGGCCAGTGCGTTCTTCTGGGTGATCATGCAGATCATCGTCATCGATATGGTGTTCTCGCTGGATTCGATCATCACCGCGATCGGCATGGCGCAGGATCTCGAAATCATGATCGCCGCCGTCGTGATCGCCTGCATCGTCATGTATGTCTCGTCCGGCCCGGTGGCGAAGTTCGTGGCCAATCACCCGACCACCAAGATGCTGGCGCTGGCATTCCTGGTGCTGATCGGCGTGGCGCTGGTCGCCGATGGATTCAAATTCCATATCCCGCGCGGCTACATCTATTTTGCCATGTTGTTCGCGGCCGCCGTCGAACTGTTCAATGTGCTCGCCCGGCGCAACCGCAGGAAGGCCGCCAGGTAGCCGGTTTTCGGCCGGTGAGTTGACAATACGGCGGCGATGGCTTTCGTTTCGCTTTCAAGTTGGGCGCTTCAGGAAATACCGAGGGAGAAACTGTCATGACCAAGGCCGTGCGCGTGCACAAGGTGGGGGGTCCGGAAGCCCTGGTGTATGAGGACGTGGACGTGGCGGCACCCGGCCCGGGGGAGGTTCGCCTTCGCCAACACGCCGTCGGCCTGAATTTCATCGACGTCTACTTCCGCACCGGCCTCTACAAGGCGCCGGGGTTGCCCTTCATCGCCGGAAACGAAGCTGCAGGGGAGGTCGTGGCCGTCGGCCCGGGCGTCACCAATTTTCATCCGGGCGACCGCGTCGCCTACTATTTCACGCTTGGCGGCTACGCCAGCGAGCGGGTGATCCCGGCGGACAAGCTGGTCAAGCTGCCCGACCACATCACCTACGAGCAGGGCGCCGTCCTGATGCTCAAGGGGCTGACGGTCTGGTACCTCCTGCACAAGACCTTCAAGGTCGAGCCGGGCCACCGCGTGCTGATTCATGCTGCCGCCGGCGGCATCGGGCTGCTCGCCTGCCAGTGGGCAAAGGCGCTCGGCGCGCACGTCATCGGTACCGTGGGCTCCAAGGCGAAGGCCGATCTCGCGCTCGCCAATGGCTGCGACCACGTCATCCTCTACAATGAGGAAGATTTTGTCGCGCGGGTGAAACAGATCAGCCGCAACGAGCTCTGCGATGTCGTCTATGACGGCGTCGGCAAGACCACGTTCCCGGGCTCGCTGTCGTGCCTGCGGCCCCGCGGCCTGTTCGTGAGTTTTGGCAACGCCTCCGGCCCGGTGCCGCCGTTCCCGCTCGCCGAACTCAACAATCACGGCTCGCTGTTTGCGACGCGGCCGAAGCTCAACGACTACGTCTCCACCCGCAAGGAATTGCTCGAAGGCGCCGATACGCTGTTCGCCGCCGTTATCAACGGCAAGCTCCATGTGCCGATCAACCACGCCTACGCGCTGAAGGACGCCGCCAAGGCGCATATCGAGCTCGAGAGCCGGGCGACGACGGGTGCTGCGATTTTGAGGCCGTAACTTTCTCCGCCGTCATTGCGAGCGAAGCGAAGCAATCCACCTCGCCACGCGGGGATAGATTGATTGCTTCGTCGTGGAGCCTGTCATCGGGCGCGCATTCGCGCGACCCGTTGGCTCCTCGCAGTCCATCGGTCTACATTGGGCGCGCACCAGTATCCAACGCTTCGTTCGCGGCCGGGAGTACGGGGCGACTTCCTATTGTCGCAGCGGCAAGCGAGCGTATTCGCCGGTTCAGTTTTGCCGATGTGCGAGTGACAACGTCCCAATTCCAAGCGGATGGGTGACCCAACAGATCTTCATGGGTATGAGCCCACTTTCTGGCACGGTTCTCGGAGTTGTGATTCGTGTGAGATGGATGCAATTCAATTTTTCCTAGTCTGCCAAGCTGAAGGGAAATCAGGCCCCATCCTTCGACAGAATATCTATGCGTGCCCAATCCGGCCGCGGGATTGAGTTCTATTCGTCGTATTCGAACTTGGTCCGATGCTTCCACGGGCCATAGCGCCAGGTGACATGACAGCCTGCTATTCGAGCAATCTCCCAGTTTCGATTCGGTGCTCTCGACGAGTTCGTCCAAGCAGGAGAACTCTCTGAGGTCCCTGTCAAACCGGGAATATGCTTCAAAGACCCTGCATTGCAGTTCCTCGAATAAAAACTCCAATATTAGCTCGAAGTCTCCCGGCGCCGCGTAGAAGTCGCAATTGGGCAATGGGTCTATCCTCCTCAAGACACGCGAGGAACTTTAGCACCGATTTGTCGGAGGAATTGAACCGAAAGAATCCCTCAATGCATGTCTGCTTCGGGTCGTTCGCGACAGGCCCGATCCGGCAGCAAACCCGGTCAGGTCCCTTGTTATCCCAATGGCGGCGTGAAAGCGTACATTCAGTTACTTCGGCTCTGGGCCAGGAGCCGACGAAATCCGTCGATACTCGGCAGTGATATGCGTGACAGCCAGGACACGACTATCAAGGCACAGGCGTGGGTGGCCTCAAAAACTCGACCAGCCGTTGAGCGTGTGCGGGCAGGGACCTAAAACTTCGCACGCAAATCCTTAGGTGGCGAAGAGCCCAAGTGTCCGTAAGAGGAATGACACGGATAGCCATTGACTGCTGGGATCGCCGAGCTGCTGTTTCGGGCAGGATGGCAAGACCAATGCCCTTTTCTACCATCTGACACATCAAGTCGGACCCGTTGAGGCGGATGCGCAGCTTGAACCGGCGACCGGCACGGAAGGCATGATAGTTCAACAAGTCCTGCATCGGGCTGCCCACGGCAAAGCCGATGAATTCATGGTCGAGAGTTTCGCGGAATGCAATTTTACGATGCCGGCTGAGCGGATGCCGCAGTGGCGTCACCAGGACCAGGCGGATCTCCGCGAACGGAAAACTGTCCAGCTCCGCGCCTGGATCAACGGTCTCCCCGACAATGCCGATATCGCCGCGGCCCGCGGCGATTGCTCGAATAATCTCGCCGCTTCCGTGATGCTCAAGGTCGACGTCGATATTCGGATGGGCAGAGAGAAAGGCCGCCAGGGGTACGGGGAGAAATTCCATCGCGCCGATATTCGACAGCAAGCGCACATGTCCCGTCAGCCCCTTCCCGAAATTGTCCAGGTCACCGCGCATTTGCTCCAGCTGCTGCGAGACAATCCACGCGTGATGCAGGAGCACTGTTCCTGCTGAAGTAAGCCGAATCCCCCGGCGGTTCCTTTCTAGGAGCGGAGCGCTGAGCGCATTTTCCATGGCGCGGATACGCTCACTCGCCGACGCCAGTGTCATGTTCGCGCGAGCGGCCCCGTGCGTGATGCTGCCAGCTTCGGCGACGTGCACGAACAGTCGCAGGTCGGTCAGATCGAACCTTATGGGCATGGTTAGGGACGTACCTTCGGCTGCGCCTAAGGCACACTTAGCACATTCCGCATTGTGCGTCTCTTGTCGCACATACAGGGTCGGGGGGCCTCAGACATCCTATCTTGGACATCGTAGGACAAGGAGAATGACGATGAAGCCAATTAGCACCGTAAGATCAGGCATAGCCGCGTTGGCGTTTGTTGCCGGTGCTATTCCGGCGGCAGCCGCTTTCCCGGAGCGAGCGATTACTTTGATCGTTCCGTTCGCCGCCGGCGGCCCCGGCGACACGGTCGTACGCCTCATCGGGACGCATATGGCCAGGACGCTGGGCCAACCGATCGTCGTGGAGAATGCTGCTGGGGCTGGCGGCACGAGCGCTATCAGCCGTGCCACGCAAGCAGACGCAGATGGATACACCATCATGTTGGGTAATATGGGAACACATGGTGCGGCGCCAGCGCAGTATCCCAACCTGAAATACGATCCGGCTAAGGACTTTACTCC encodes:
- a CDS encoding invasion associated locus B family protein, producing the protein MNFRILAGSIRPRGQVLRGQVLALLAASALSATLIATGAQAQQPAPTPGAPKAAPAAPKAPAAAPKAAPKAGAPAAQAPPAGAPAAGAQPQEQQVQLIYAPWTKFCLKGQEAGAKQVCFTGKDGRIESGQPVIAAVIIEPEGEPKKLLRVTLPLGMQLVHGTRIIVDNNPPLQGPYVICFQNGCMSDYEATPELIASLKKGQNLVVQAINSNGAPLTLPLPLAGEFAKAYDGPPTDPKVFEENQKKLQEELQKRAEEQRKKLEGTGGAGANPAAK
- the hspQ gene encoding heat shock protein HspQ, giving the protein MIKARTAKFQIGQIVRHRVFSFRGVIFDIDPEFNNTEEWWLSIPEEVRPHKDQPFYHLLAENSESEYVAYVSEQNLLPDDSGEPIRHSQVAEIFVKDKSGGYRPRNPSLN
- a CDS encoding AEC family transporter, which translates into the protein MVDILNLALPYFGLIFIGFACGKTRGLPESGLAWMNFFLLYVSLPALLFRIMSETPFSELNNPPFLIATTLATVSAFVLAMVAGRIIGELSLRKATMAGLAGAYGNIGYMGPGLALAVLGSKAAAPTALIFCSDSIFLFSIVPLLIALTDREHPSILHAVGVAVRQIVLNPLIMSAAAGALVAALHIQLPVAIDRTLLFLQNAAAPTALFVLGVTVALRPFDRVPWEMPGVIAIKLLIHPLIVFGLMLLFGPFAQPWAATAVLMAALPPALNVFVIARQNNTWIEPASVAVLIGTFASVVTLTSVMWFIQSGRLVFP
- a CDS encoding UbiH/UbiF family hydroxylase; translation: MNNDASQVYDAAVIGGGPAGLTAAIALAATGARTALLARRVPYADNRTTALLGASTDLLERLDVWSRCLDKAAALRTMRLVDDTGRLIRAPEVRFTSDEIGLEQFGYNIDNRSLMVALEARAAELSNLTRFDDEAATIGPQDAIVTIHTGKGEQLAARLVIGADGRKSPSREAAGIAISRRDLHQSALTFNIFHSRPHNGISTEFHTSQGPCVFVPLPGSRCSVVWVSATREAERLMSLSDDELSEAAERQSHSILGRVQVEAGRNLFALTIERPAQFASHRIALVGESAHVVPPIGAQGLNMGLRDAADIADIAGSAISLGEDPGSPAVLARYQSARRADVASRLIAIDVANRSLLSDFLGMQSLRAAGMHLLGSFGPLRRLAMREGLAPTWKRVS
- the pcsA gene encoding phosphatidylcholine synthase, which encodes MDQTTEPDSTPATGRMRTAAFAVHIFTAMGAGIALLAMLEAVREHWANMFGWLGVALIIDAIDGPLARKLDVERLQPNWSGEVLDLVVDYVTYVFVPAYAITASGLLLPLAAPILGIGIMVSGALYFADRRMKASDNHFRGFPALWNVAAFYLFLLHPPPALSSLGIAVLIALTFAPFKVLHPVRVVRLRWLTLWLMAIGAVLAIYTLACDFNVGVPIVAGLCAIAAYVLGSDAVIRQIKSFKA
- a CDS encoding TerC family protein encodes the protein MMELLTSPEAWAALLTLTALEIVLGIDNVIFISVIVSRIPERQAKQARQIGLALALVFRILLLSLLVWLIGLTQPVITVRDLAFSWRDIILIGGGMFLIAKATHEIHAEVEAREAENDNGPTASAFFWVIMQIIVIDMVFSLDSIITAIGMAQDLEIMIAAVVIACIVMYVSSGPVAKFVANHPTTKMLALAFLVLIGVALVADGFKFHIPRGYIYFAMLFAAAVELFNVLARRNRRKAAR
- a CDS encoding quinone oxidoreductase, producing the protein MTKAVRVHKVGGPEALVYEDVDVAAPGPGEVRLRQHAVGLNFIDVYFRTGLYKAPGLPFIAGNEAAGEVVAVGPGVTNFHPGDRVAYYFTLGGYASERVIPADKLVKLPDHITYEQGAVLMLKGLTVWYLLHKTFKVEPGHRVLIHAAAGGIGLLACQWAKALGAHVIGTVGSKAKADLALANGCDHVILYNEEDFVARVKQISRNELCDVVYDGVGKTTFPGSLSCLRPRGLFVSFGNASGPVPPFPLAELNNHGSLFATRPKLNDYVSTRKELLEGADTLFAAVINGKLHVPINHAYALKDAAKAHIELESRATTGAAILRP
- a CDS encoding LysR family transcriptional regulator, with product MRFDLTDLRLFVHVAEAGSITHGAARANMTLASASERIRAMENALSAPLLERNRRGIRLTSAGTVLLHHAWIVSQQLEQMRGDLDNFGKGLTGHVRLLSNIGAMEFLPVPLAAFLSAHPNIDVDLEHHGSGEIIRAIAAGRGDIGIVGETVDPGAELDSFPFAEIRLVLVTPLRHPLSRHRKIAFRETLDHEFIGFAVGSPMQDLLNYHAFRAGRRFKLRIRLNGSDLMCQMVEKGIGLAILPETAARRSQQSMAIRVIPLTDTWALRHLRICVRSFRSLPAHAQRLVEFLRPPTPVP